One stretch of Pararhizobium qamdonense DNA includes these proteins:
- a CDS encoding DUF982 domain-containing protein, with protein sequence MIEKWWLEPFVLELDGIGTYRVVRNTREAAQCLLEKWPIHEGTAYQAAIRTCRGVLRGEQPMDYARQDFIAAAVEAFIHVQPVSLQPGNVHPGV encoded by the coding sequence ATGATTGAAAAATGGTGGCTTGAACCCTTCGTCCTCGAACTCGACGGAATAGGAACATACCGGGTGGTGCGCAACACCCGCGAAGCGGCACAATGCCTCTTGGAAAAATGGCCGATTCACGAGGGGACCGCCTACCAGGCGGCGATCCGGACATGCCGCGGTGTGTTGCGCGGCGAACAGCCGATGGACTATGCCCGCCAGGACTTCATTGCCGCAGCCGTCGAGGCCTTCATCCACGTGCAGCCGGTAAGCCTGCAACCCGGGAATGTGCATCCGGGCGTCTGA
- a CDS encoding BON domain-containing protein: protein MHNQIYIHQDDHSDLTDDELANKVMRYIQYSALIDTSRLSVMAVGRTVILSGYVSCETEIGCIEQAAASVIGVHLVENKVEVLPH from the coding sequence ATGCACAATCAGATTTATATCCACCAGGATGATCACTCGGACCTCACCGATGACGAACTGGCCAACAAGGTCATGCGTTACATTCAATATTCGGCGCTGATCGATACATCCAGGCTGTCCGTCATGGCTGTCGGGCGCACCGTTATTCTCAGCGGTTACGTGTCCTGCGAGACAGAAATCGGCTGCATCGAACAGGCCGCCGCGTCGGTGATCGGTGTTCATCTCGTCGAGAATAAGGTCGAGGTGCTGCCGCACTGA